The following proteins are co-located in the Conyzicola lurida genome:
- a CDS encoding fasciclin domain-containing protein: MRTQPRISLTLAAALSVVALAGCSTSAPEPDASSATPTADATSGLVGAGCADYIETNPDGAGSIAEMAQESVYDAASNNPLLTTLVEAVSGEINPGVNLVDALDGTEYTIFAPVDSAFADLAPETLALYADPANAAMFGGVLSYHAISGQIEPDDLPGEHTTVEGSPVTITGSGDDLMVNEASVVCGGIHTATATLYLIDTVLTPPAS, from the coding sequence GTGAGAACTCAGCCGCGCATTTCGCTCACCCTGGCCGCCGCCCTGTCGGTCGTCGCCCTCGCCGGCTGCTCGACGTCGGCGCCCGAACCCGACGCTTCGTCGGCGACGCCCACCGCCGACGCCACCTCCGGCCTGGTCGGCGCCGGGTGCGCCGACTACATCGAGACGAACCCCGACGGCGCCGGCTCGATCGCCGAAATGGCGCAGGAATCGGTCTACGACGCCGCCAGCAACAACCCGTTGCTCACCACGTTGGTCGAGGCAGTCTCCGGCGAGATCAACCCGGGCGTGAACCTCGTCGATGCGCTCGACGGCACCGAGTACACGATCTTCGCGCCGGTCGACAGCGCGTTCGCCGACCTCGCTCCCGAGACCCTCGCCTTGTACGCCGACCCCGCCAACGCCGCGATGTTCGGGGGCGTCCTCAGCTACCACGCCATCTCCGGCCAGATCGAGCCGGACGACCTACCGGGCGAACACACGACCGTCGAGGGCAGCCCGGTCACGATCACCGGAAGTGGCGACGACCTCATGGTGAACGAAGCGTCCGTCGTCTGCGGCGGCATCCACACCGCCACCGCGACCCTGTATCTGATCGACACCGTGCTCACTCCCCCGGCCTCGTAA
- a CDS encoding SDR family oxidoreductase — translation MTRPAALITGVGRAVGIGAGIARGLADDGWDLALSRWTPADEQIFGAGAAAGLDEVVADLEARGARVVVLPADLESVDAAASVISEAGAALGTLEALVLSHAWSVDSGLLDTSLEQFDRHFAVNTRASWQLIVEFARQAEHGGAIVALTSDHTSGNLPYGASKGALDRIVMAAAKELGPRGISANVLNPGPIDTGWMDDDLRVGLTGMQPSGRLGTPADTANLVAFLVSEKGRWVTGQLLKSDGGFSIDV, via the coding sequence ATGACCAGACCCGCAGCACTCATCACCGGGGTCGGGCGCGCGGTCGGCATCGGTGCCGGCATCGCGCGCGGGCTCGCCGACGACGGCTGGGACCTTGCGCTCAGCCGGTGGACCCCCGCCGACGAGCAGATCTTCGGCGCGGGGGCCGCGGCCGGGCTCGACGAGGTCGTCGCGGACCTCGAGGCGCGCGGCGCCCGTGTGGTCGTGCTGCCCGCAGACCTCGAGAGTGTGGATGCCGCGGCATCCGTCATCTCAGAAGCCGGCGCCGCGCTCGGCACCCTCGAGGCCCTCGTGCTGAGCCACGCATGGAGCGTCGACTCCGGGCTGCTCGATACCTCGCTGGAACAGTTCGATCGTCACTTCGCGGTCAACACCCGGGCGAGCTGGCAGCTCATCGTCGAGTTCGCGCGGCAAGCCGAGCACGGCGGGGCTATCGTGGCGCTGACCAGCGACCACACCTCGGGCAACCTCCCGTACGGCGCGAGCAAGGGAGCGCTCGACCGGATCGTGATGGCCGCGGCGAAAGAGCTCGGGCCGCGCGGGATCTCGGCGAACGTGCTGAACCCGGGCCCCATCGACACCGGGTGGATGGACGACGACCTGCGCGTGGGACTCACGGGCATGCAGCCGAGCGGGCGACTGGGCACACCCGCCGACACCGCGAATCTCGTGGCGTTCCTGGTATCCGAGAAAGGGCGTTGGGTCACCGGCCAGCTGCTGAAGAGCGACGGCGGGTTCTCGATCGACGTGTAG
- the purL gene encoding phosphoribosylformylglycinamidine synthase subunit PurL has product MTDVSTSSSRAVADTVSNAEATPEKEQPYGALGLKEDEYLAIREILGRRPTSGELAMYSVMWSEHCSYKSSKNYLRQFGQKVSPSMKKNLMVGMGENAGVVDVGEGWAVTFKIESHNHPSFIEPFQGAATGVGGIVRDIISMGARPVAVMDALRFGAIDHPDTARVVHGVVSGISHYGNCLGLPNIGGETYFDSVYQANPLVNALAVGVLRHEDLHLANARGVGNKVVLFGARTGADGIGGASILASDTFAEGGPTKRPAVQVGDPFAEKVLIECCLELFQQKLVEGIQDLGAAGISCATSELASNGDGGMFIELEKVLLRDPTMTAEEILMSESQERMMAIVTPEKLEGFLAVVAKWDVETSVLGEVTDTGRLIINWNGEEIVNVLPRTVAVDGPVYDRPVAYPTWIDALQADTAATLARPTDGAELKEQTLALLASPNLSDKSWITNQYDRYVMGNTALSFPDDGGMVRIDEESGLGFAVATDANGRYCQLDPAQGARLALAEAFRNVAVTGATPVAVSDCLNFGSPENPEVMWQFSQTVEALSDACLEMEIPVTGGNVSFYNQTGDVPIHPTPVIAVLGVMDDVAKRIPSGWQDEGNNIYLLGTTALELDGSAWAGTVHNHLGGRPPAVDLAAEMALAALIAAGGEQSLIASAHDLADGGLAQALAEAVLRFGVGARVWLTEIMQRDGVDAATALFSESTGRVIVSVPREDDVRFQGLCEGRGYPVLRIGVTDNSGELEVQGEFTASIDELAAAHRGTMADAFGPVLGH; this is encoded by the coding sequence GTGACTGACGTTTCCACTTCCTCCTCGCGCGCTGTCGCGGACACCGTCTCGAACGCCGAGGCCACCCCGGAGAAGGAGCAGCCGTACGGCGCCCTCGGGCTGAAGGAGGACGAGTACCTCGCCATCCGCGAGATCCTCGGCCGACGCCCCACGAGCGGCGAGCTCGCGATGTACTCGGTGATGTGGAGCGAGCACTGCTCGTACAAGTCGAGCAAGAACTACCTGCGCCAGTTCGGCCAGAAGGTCTCCCCCAGCATGAAGAAGAACCTCATGGTGGGCATGGGCGAGAACGCCGGTGTGGTGGATGTCGGCGAGGGCTGGGCCGTCACGTTCAAGATCGAGAGCCACAACCACCCCAGCTTCATCGAGCCGTTCCAGGGCGCCGCGACCGGCGTCGGCGGAATCGTGCGCGACATCATCTCGATGGGCGCCCGCCCGGTCGCCGTGATGGACGCGCTGCGCTTCGGCGCCATCGACCACCCCGACACCGCGCGCGTCGTGCACGGCGTCGTCTCGGGCATCAGCCACTACGGCAACTGCCTCGGCCTGCCGAACATCGGCGGCGAGACCTACTTCGACTCGGTCTACCAGGCCAACCCGCTCGTCAACGCGCTCGCGGTCGGCGTGCTGCGCCACGAAGACCTGCACCTCGCCAACGCCCGCGGCGTGGGCAACAAGGTCGTTCTCTTCGGGGCCCGGACCGGCGCTGACGGCATCGGCGGGGCATCCATTCTGGCCTCTGACACGTTCGCCGAAGGCGGCCCGACCAAGCGTCCCGCGGTGCAGGTGGGCGACCCGTTCGCCGAGAAGGTGCTCATCGAGTGCTGCCTCGAGCTGTTCCAGCAGAAGCTGGTCGAGGGCATTCAGGATCTCGGTGCCGCGGGCATCAGCTGCGCCACGTCCGAGCTCGCGTCCAACGGCGACGGCGGCATGTTCATCGAACTCGAGAAGGTGCTGCTGCGCGACCCGACGATGACGGCCGAGGAGATCCTCATGTCGGAGAGCCAGGAGCGCATGATGGCGATCGTCACGCCGGAGAAGCTCGAGGGCTTCCTCGCGGTCGTCGCCAAGTGGGACGTCGAGACTTCCGTGCTCGGCGAGGTCACCGACACCGGCCGCCTGATCATCAACTGGAACGGCGAGGAGATCGTCAACGTCCTCCCCCGCACCGTGGCCGTCGACGGCCCCGTGTACGACCGTCCGGTCGCGTACCCGACGTGGATCGACGCACTGCAGGCCGACACCGCCGCGACGTTGGCCCGCCCCACTGATGGCGCCGAACTCAAGGAGCAGACGCTCGCTCTGCTCGCCTCGCCGAACCTCAGCGACAAGAGCTGGATCACCAACCAGTACGACCGCTACGTGATGGGCAACACCGCCCTGAGCTTCCCGGACGACGGCGGCATGGTGCGCATCGACGAGGAGAGCGGACTCGGCTTCGCCGTGGCCACCGACGCCAACGGCCGCTACTGCCAGCTCGACCCCGCGCAGGGTGCGCGCCTGGCCCTCGCCGAGGCGTTCCGCAACGTCGCCGTCACCGGCGCCACTCCGGTCGCCGTCTCCGACTGCCTCAACTTCGGCAGCCCCGAGAACCCCGAAGTCATGTGGCAGTTCAGCCAGACCGTCGAGGCGCTCAGCGACGCCTGCCTCGAGATGGAGATCCCCGTCACCGGCGGCAATGTCTCGTTCTACAACCAGACCGGCGACGTGCCGATCCACCCGACCCCCGTCATCGCCGTGCTCGGCGTGATGGACGACGTCGCCAAGCGCATCCCGAGCGGTTGGCAGGACGAGGGCAACAACATCTACCTGCTCGGCACCACGGCGCTCGAGCTCGACGGCTCGGCGTGGGCCGGCACCGTCCACAATCACCTCGGCGGACGCCCGCCCGCCGTCGACCTCGCGGCCGAGATGGCCCTCGCCGCCCTGATCGCGGCGGGCGGCGAGCAGAGCCTCATCGCGTCGGCCCACGACCTCGCCGACGGCGGCCTGGCGCAGGCCCTCGCCGAGGCGGTGCTGCGCTTCGGCGTCGGCGCCCGCGTCTGGCTCACCGAGATCATGCAGCGAGACGGTGTGGATGCCGCTACGGCGCTGTTCAGCGAGTCCACCGGCCGTGTCATCGTCTCGGTGCCCCGCGAGGACGACGTGCGCTTCCAGGGTCTCTGCGAGGGTCGCGGCTACCCCGTGCTGCGCATCGGCGTCACCGACAACTCGGGCGAGCTCGAGGTGCAGGGCGAGTTCACCGCCTCGATCGACGA
- the purS gene encoding phosphoribosylformylglycinamidine synthase subunit PurS, with protein sequence MPTIVVEVMPKAVLLDPQGKAVAGALQRLGNDRFSSVRVGKRFELTVDAVDDAVLAEVQVLADEMLSNSVIEDVVSITVLENAAN encoded by the coding sequence GTGCCCACTATCGTCGTCGAGGTCATGCCGAAGGCCGTCCTGCTTGATCCCCAGGGCAAGGCCGTCGCGGGCGCACTCCAGCGCCTCGGCAACGACCGTTTCTCCAGCGTGCGGGTCGGCAAGCGCTTCGAACTCACCGTCGACGCCGTCGACGACGCCGTGCTCGCCGAGGTACAGGTTCTCGCCGACGAGATGCTCTCCAACTCGGTGATCGAAGACGTCGTCTCGATCACGGTTCTCGAGAACGCGGCGAACTGA
- a CDS encoding GNAT family N-acetyltransferase: MPLPWTPAFPVRTERLDLRAHTPADLSDLFEFHSDPEVVRYIPWPVRTLDETRFALLAKDAQKRVDSEGQWLVLAIELRETGKVVGEVLLKYSDEDAEEGELGFALHGGYQRRGLGYEAAHAMLALGFGEFGLRTITATLDARNAASAALLDKLGMTRTALVPDRPFKGELVDELHYAISSERFV, from the coding sequence ATGCCCCTGCCCTGGACGCCGGCGTTTCCGGTCCGCACCGAGCGGCTCGACCTGCGCGCCCACACCCCGGCCGACCTGTCCGACCTGTTCGAGTTCCACTCCGACCCCGAGGTCGTGCGCTACATCCCGTGGCCGGTCCGCACCCTGGACGAGACGCGGTTCGCCCTGCTCGCGAAAGACGCGCAGAAGCGGGTCGATTCCGAGGGTCAATGGCTCGTGCTGGCGATCGAGCTGCGCGAGACCGGGAAGGTCGTCGGCGAGGTGCTGCTCAAGTACTCCGACGAAGACGCCGAGGAGGGCGAGCTCGGTTTCGCCCTGCACGGCGGCTACCAGCGCCGGGGGCTGGGCTACGAAGCGGCGCACGCGATGCTCGCGCTCGGGTTCGGCGAGTTCGGCCTGCGCACCATCACGGCGACGCTGGACGCGCGGAATGCGGCATCCGCTGCCCTGCTCGACAAGCTCGGGATGACGCGCACGGCGCTCGTCCCCGACCGGCCGTTCAAGGGCGAACTCGTCGACGAACTGCACTACGCGATCAGCTCGGAGAGATTCGTGTGA
- a CDS encoding VOC family protein, which translates to MTSNQNLLAADTSMGAVTLRVADLDAMTKYYRDAIALQVLSADGDFAVLGRGTTAVMILVHAPELRNASPRDAGLFHTAILFETEEALAASVYSVAQKYPNTFTGSSDHLVSKAFYFNDPENNGVELYWDRDRSDWSWAHGSIEMSTLYLDPNAFLQQNLTEESVLQPMIGGAQVGHVHLQVGDVETAREFYVNQLGFEATTMYGDSALFVSAGGYHHHMAMNTWNSKGAGPRQLALGLAEVAITVPTPDDVGSLSERLAHYGHEIRNDGQTVSFDDPWSNHIKVVSA; encoded by the coding sequence ATGACCAGCAACCAGAACCTGCTCGCGGCAGACACCTCGATGGGCGCGGTCACCCTGCGCGTCGCCGACCTCGACGCGATGACCAAGTACTACCGCGACGCCATCGCGCTGCAGGTGCTGAGCGCCGACGGCGACTTCGCCGTCCTCGGGCGCGGAACGACCGCCGTGATGATCCTCGTGCACGCGCCGGAGCTGCGGAACGCGAGCCCCCGTGACGCGGGGCTGTTCCACACCGCCATCCTCTTCGAGACGGAAGAAGCACTCGCGGCATCCGTCTATTCGGTCGCCCAGAAATACCCGAACACCTTCACCGGCAGCTCCGACCACCTCGTGAGCAAGGCCTTCTACTTCAACGACCCCGAGAACAACGGTGTCGAGCTCTACTGGGACCGCGACCGCAGCGACTGGAGCTGGGCGCACGGCTCGATCGAGATGTCGACGCTCTACCTCGACCCGAACGCATTCCTGCAGCAGAACCTCACCGAAGAGTCGGTGCTGCAGCCGATGATCGGCGGGGCGCAGGTCGGCCACGTGCACCTCCAAGTCGGCGACGTCGAGACCGCGCGCGAGTTCTACGTGAACCAGCTCGGCTTCGAGGCGACGACGATGTACGGCGACAGCGCGCTGTTCGTCAGCGCCGGCGGCTACCACCACCACATGGCGATGAACACGTGGAACTCGAAGGGCGCCGGGCCCCGGCAGCTCGCCCTGGGTCTCGCCGAGGTCGCCATCACCGTGCCGACCCCCGACGACGTGGGGTCGCTTTCCGAGCGGCTCGCCCACTACGGCCACGAGATCCGCAACGACGGCCAGACCGTCAGCTTCGACGACCCGTGGTCGAACCATATCAAGGTCGTCTCGGCGTAG
- a CDS encoding mechanosensitive ion channel family protein, producing MFEWHSWLGLAVALLIALVSALIVAAITKAIVVGATKRREWPRALTVKARHPYRLLLVIISIWVAINVTMPSSDWLDFFNHVFLVLAIADGAWFVGAIVGFALGQAMGRYRTDVPDNRVARRVQTQLAIVRRLAYAVIVIVAVGSILLTFPGVQAVGTSVLASAGLVSIVAGLAAQSTLANVFAGVQLAFSDAIRVDDVVIAEKEWGRIEEITLTYVVVHIWDDRRMVLPSTYFTSTPFENWTRSSSELLGSIEIDLDWRVSPAAMRAELDKILTRTTIWDGRASVLQVTDATGGFVRVRILVTAIDAPTLFDLRCFIREEMVEWLQTQDPAAIPRTRVQMVEAEPRKKVKATEKTSTEQIGLFTGSPEAEERATHMTMSLPTFTADEIAADRDKR from the coding sequence ATGTTCGAATGGCATTCCTGGCTGGGGCTGGCGGTGGCCCTGCTCATCGCACTCGTCTCCGCGCTTATCGTGGCGGCCATCACGAAGGCGATCGTCGTCGGCGCCACCAAACGCCGCGAGTGGCCGCGGGCGCTGACCGTCAAGGCGCGCCATCCATACCGTCTTCTGCTCGTCATCATCTCGATCTGGGTCGCCATCAACGTGACCATGCCGTCGTCGGACTGGCTCGACTTCTTCAACCACGTGTTCCTCGTGCTCGCGATCGCCGACGGCGCCTGGTTCGTCGGTGCCATCGTCGGGTTCGCGCTCGGCCAGGCGATGGGCCGCTACCGCACCGACGTGCCCGACAACCGGGTCGCGCGCCGCGTGCAGACCCAGCTCGCCATCGTGCGCCGGCTCGCCTACGCGGTCATCGTGATCGTCGCGGTCGGGTCGATCCTGCTGACGTTCCCGGGCGTGCAGGCCGTCGGCACCAGCGTGCTCGCGAGCGCGGGTCTCGTCTCGATCGTCGCCGGCCTCGCCGCCCAGTCGACGCTCGCCAACGTCTTCGCCGGCGTGCAGCTCGCCTTCAGCGACGCAATCCGCGTCGACGACGTCGTGATCGCCGAGAAGGAGTGGGGCCGCATCGAGGAGATCACCCTCACCTACGTCGTCGTGCACATCTGGGACGACCGCCGCATGGTGCTGCCGTCGACCTATTTCACGAGCACCCCGTTCGAGAACTGGACGCGGTCGAGCAGCGAACTGCTCGGCTCGATCGAGATCGACCTCGACTGGCGGGTCAGCCCGGCGGCGATGCGCGCCGAGCTCGACAAGATCCTCACCCGCACCACGATCTGGGACGGCCGCGCGTCGGTGCTCCAGGTCACGGACGCCACGGGCGGCTTCGTCCGCGTGCGCATCCTAGTCACCGCGATCGACGCCCCGACACTGTTCGACCTGCGCTGCTTCATCCGCGAGGAGATGGTCGAGTGGCTGCAGACGCAGGACCCCGCCGCGATCCCGCGCACGCGCGTTCAGATGGTCGAGGCCGAGCCGCGCAAGAAGGTCAAGGCGACCGAGAAGACGTCGACCGAGCAGATCGGACTGTTCACCGGCAGCCCCGAGGCCGAGGAGCGGGCGACGCACATGACGATGTCGCTGCCGACGTTCACCGCCGACGAGATCGCCGCCGACCGCGACAAGCGCTAG
- a CDS encoding nucleoside/nucleotide kinase family protein, which produces MTTLRSVAELAALVGARAGDGRVGDSVLGDSVVGDSVVAGARAGGGRIVVGIAGAPGSGKSTIAAELVALLAPRAVLLPMDGFHLPQARLVELGRRDRMGAPDTFDVAGFVATLAAVRASFGNSGRTVLAPGFDREIEEAVPDAVAILPEFPIVVVEGNYLLLDDGGWQHVAPLLDLTVVVGVDRDIRLSRLIARHERFGKTAAAATEWALGPDERNAEIVAASAGTATHVIALD; this is translated from the coding sequence GTGACCACGCTGCGCTCGGTCGCCGAACTGGCGGCGCTCGTGGGCGCGCGGGCGGGCGACGGCCGGGTCGGTGACAGCGTGCTCGGTGACAGCGTGGTCGGTGACAGCGTGGTCGCCGGCGCGCGGGCCGGCGGCGGCCGCATCGTCGTGGGCATCGCGGGCGCGCCGGGCAGCGGCAAGTCGACGATCGCCGCCGAGCTCGTGGCGCTGCTCGCCCCGCGCGCGGTGCTGCTGCCCATGGACGGGTTTCACCTGCCGCAGGCGCGGCTGGTCGAGCTCGGACGCCGCGACCGCATGGGCGCGCCCGACACCTTCGACGTCGCCGGCTTCGTCGCGACCCTGGCCGCCGTGCGCGCCAGTTTCGGAAATTCAGGAAGAACGGTGCTCGCGCCTGGCTTCGACCGCGAGATCGAGGAGGCGGTGCCCGACGCCGTCGCGATTCTTCCTGAATTTCCGATCGTGGTGGTGGAGGGGAACTACCTGCTGCTGGATGACGGCGGGTGGCAGCACGTCGCCCCGTTGCTCGACCTCACCGTCGTCGTGGGTGTGGACCGCGACATCCGGCTCTCTCGTCTGATCGCCCGTCACGAGCGCTTCGGAAAAACGGCCGCCGCCGCGACCGAGTGGGCGCTCGGGCCGGACGAACGCAACGCGGAGATCGTCGCGGCGAGCGCGGGCACCGCGACCCACGTCATCGCCCTCGACTAG
- a CDS encoding serine hydrolase domain-containing protein: MDTAGLTEFLDEHDFSGVVLIRRGKSTVFEAATGLASQRSQEPNTMDTRFDTASITKLFTSVAVLQQVAAGNLDLEASIHHYVDLAGTRIPIEVNLLNLLTHTSGIADDADEEAGEGYDELWANQPVQSFTETADFLPLFVNKEPLADPGDEVAYINVGYILAGLALEKATGVPYRQYVFDEVFAKAGMTDSGFYDRREAAPRVAEGWDFKDGEWVSNVLSYPPIGSPDNGAHATAGDLVKFFAAVRDGRLLNKEFTEEFLLPQVELDEDAAYGFGLEFDLEEDGSVRSYFQDGINAGASGIVRHYVRENLDVVVLSNSEDGAWDVITEIDERIG, encoded by the coding sequence ATGGATACCGCAGGCCTCACCGAATTTCTTGACGAGCACGACTTCTCCGGCGTCGTGCTGATTCGGCGGGGAAAGTCGACCGTTTTCGAGGCGGCGACCGGCCTCGCGAGCCAGCGCTCGCAGGAGCCGAACACGATGGACACCCGTTTCGACACCGCGTCGATCACCAAGCTGTTCACGTCGGTCGCCGTGCTGCAGCAGGTCGCGGCGGGCAACCTCGACCTCGAGGCGTCCATCCACCACTACGTCGACCTCGCGGGAACGCGCATCCCGATCGAGGTCAACCTGCTCAACCTGCTGACCCACACGAGCGGCATTGCGGATGACGCGGACGAAGAAGCCGGCGAAGGCTACGACGAGCTCTGGGCCAACCAGCCGGTGCAGTCGTTCACCGAGACCGCCGATTTCCTCCCCCTGTTCGTCAACAAGGAGCCGCTCGCCGACCCGGGCGACGAGGTCGCGTACATCAACGTCGGCTACATCCTCGCGGGCCTCGCGCTGGAGAAGGCGACCGGGGTGCCCTACCGCCAGTACGTGTTCGACGAGGTGTTCGCCAAGGCGGGTATGACCGACTCCGGGTTCTACGACCGGCGTGAGGCGGCGCCGCGCGTGGCCGAGGGCTGGGACTTCAAGGACGGCGAATGGGTGAGCAACGTGCTCAGCTACCCGCCGATCGGTTCCCCCGACAACGGCGCGCACGCCACCGCCGGCGACCTGGTGAAGTTCTTCGCCGCCGTGCGCGACGGGCGTCTGCTGAACAAGGAGTTCACCGAGGAGTTCCTGCTCCCCCAGGTCGAGCTCGACGAGGACGCGGCGTACGGCTTCGGCCTCGAGTTCGACCTCGAGGAGGACGGCTCGGTGCGGTCGTACTTCCAGGACGGCATCAACGCGGGCGCGAGCGGCATCGTGCGCCACTACGTGAGGGAGAACCTCGACGTCGTCGTGCTCTCCAACTCCGAGGATGGCGCGTGGGACGTCATCACCGAGATCGACGAGCGCATCGGCTAG
- a CDS encoding GDSL-type esterase/lipase family protein gives MPVSLRPRVPLRLSRVALVPVAPVVAVQAWRLKRYTPRLADAAAPWSGTEPGPDPIRLLVLGDSTAAGVGVASQADALPGNLARDIAAHTGRGVGWTAIGRNGATSGEVIAEFVDEATASEYDIVFLSVGANDALTIRSRGAFRRDIRTLLSRLRAASPSALILMSSLPAFSRFVLLPNPLRFNLYLHSRSLEAVARAAVATMPGVHMAPPPPPYTEGFFADDLFHPSAIGYRDWSRFAVDDAVARGLL, from the coding sequence GTGCCCGTGTCCCTGCGCCCCCGCGTGCCCCTGCGGCTCAGTCGCGTCGCCCTCGTGCCCGTCGCCCCGGTGGTGGCCGTGCAGGCCTGGCGACTGAAGCGGTACACACCGAGACTGGCGGATGCCGCGGCACCCTGGTCCGGAACGGAGCCCGGTCCGGATCCGATCCGGCTACTCGTCCTGGGCGATTCCACGGCGGCGGGCGTCGGCGTGGCCAGTCAGGCCGACGCGCTGCCGGGCAACCTGGCGCGCGACATCGCCGCGCACACCGGGCGCGGCGTCGGGTGGACGGCCATCGGGCGCAACGGCGCCACCTCGGGCGAGGTCATCGCGGAGTTCGTCGACGAGGCCACCGCCTCGGAGTACGACATCGTGTTCCTCAGCGTCGGCGCCAACGACGCGCTGACGATCCGGTCCCGCGGGGCGTTCCGCCGCGACATCCGGACCCTGCTCTCCCGGCTGCGCGCCGCCAGCCCGTCCGCGCTGATCCTGATGTCGTCGCTGCCGGCGTTCTCGCGGTTCGTGCTGCTGCCCAACCCGCTGCGCTTCAACCTGTACCTGCACTCGCGCAGCCTCGAGGCCGTGGCGCGCGCCGCGGTCGCGACGATGCCCGGTGTGCACATGGCCCCGCCTCCCCCGCCGTACACCGAGGGGTTCTTCGCCGACGACCTGTTCCACCCGAGCGCGATCGGCTACCGCGACTGGTCGCGGTTCGCCGTGGACGACGCCGTCGCGCGGGGACTGCTGTGA
- a CDS encoding DUF3817 domain-containing protein, with product MTPRTLFRALALAETVTWTLLIVGMLLKYVVRVTDVGVSIGGGLHGFFFLAFVAAAVVVAVNQRWGLGTTVVALASAVVPYATIPAERWLEKRGSLDGGWRREATGHPHDSRLVNRLLRWALANTVLFAASAVAVVVAVFALLLVVGPAEA from the coding sequence GTGACCCCTCGCACCCTGTTCCGCGCGCTCGCCCTCGCGGAGACCGTCACCTGGACCCTGCTCATCGTCGGCATGCTGCTCAAGTACGTCGTCCGTGTCACCGACGTCGGCGTGAGCATCGGCGGCGGGCTGCACGGCTTCTTCTTCCTCGCGTTCGTGGCCGCGGCGGTCGTGGTCGCGGTCAACCAGCGCTGGGGCCTCGGCACCACGGTCGTGGCTCTGGCGAGCGCCGTCGTGCCGTACGCGACGATCCCGGCCGAGCGCTGGCTCGAGAAGCGCGGGTCGCTCGACGGCGGCTGGCGGCGCGAGGCAACCGGCCACCCGCACGATTCCCGGCTGGTGAACCGGCTGCTGCGCTGGGCGCTCGCGAACACCGTGCTCTTCGCGGCATCCGCCGTCGCCGTCGTGGTCGCGGTGTTCGCGCTGTTGCTCGTGGTGGGGCCGGCGGAGGCGTAG
- the purQ gene encoding phosphoribosylformylglycinamidine synthase subunit PurQ has protein sequence MRIGVITFPGSLDDRDAQRAVRIAGAEPVALWHGDHDLHGVDALVLPGGFSYGDYLRCGAIAAHSPIMAEVIEAANAGMPVLGICNGFQMLTEAHLLAGGLIRNDHGNFICRDQVMTVENTDTAWTNAFETGAEITIPLKNGEGGFIADADTIARLEGEGQVVFRYEGVNPNGSINNIAGITNARGNVVGLMPHPEHAVEEGFGPDTAAAMRSGIDGLRLFTSAIRALASV, from the coding sequence ATGCGCATCGGCGTCATCACCTTCCCGGGCTCGCTCGACGACCGCGACGCCCAGCGCGCCGTGCGCATCGCCGGCGCGGAGCCCGTCGCGCTCTGGCACGGCGACCACGACCTGCACGGTGTCGACGCCCTCGTACTTCCCGGCGGCTTCAGCTACGGCGACTACCTGCGCTGCGGCGCGATCGCCGCGCACTCGCCGATCATGGCCGAGGTCATCGAGGCAGCCAACGCCGGCATGCCCGTGCTCGGCATCTGCAACGGCTTCCAGATGCTCACCGAGGCCCACCTGCTCGCGGGCGGCCTGATCCGCAACGACCACGGCAACTTCATCTGCCGCGACCAGGTCATGACGGTCGAGAACACCGACACCGCCTGGACCAACGCGTTCGAGACCGGCGCCGAGATCACCATCCCGCTGAAGAACGGCGAGGGCGGGTTCATCGCCGACGCCGACACCATCGCGCGCTTGGAGGGCGAGGGGCAGGTCGTCTTCCGCTACGAGGGCGTCAACCCCAACGGGTCGATCAACAACATCGCCGGCATCACCAACGCGCGCGGCAACGTCGTGGGGCTCATGCCGCACCCCGAGCACGCCGTCGAAGAGGGCTTCGGCCCCGACACCGCCGCGGCTATGCGCTCGGGCATCGACGGTCTGCGGCTGTTCACGAGCGCGATCCGAGCGCTCGCCTCGGTCTAG